From Spirosoma agri, one genomic window encodes:
- a CDS encoding S41 family peptidase codes for MESEERFNTNPTGQKGTRSEIKNSKATVRLPMLLGITLAGGMLIGATFFGGTKSLNNIGRGYTKYREILQLIENNYVDTVNTDELVDFSITKMLEKLDPHTAYMNPQDAVAARSQLEGGFDGIGVEFNIYKDTVYVVTPLAGGPSEAAGIQSGDKIIKVDETALAGKKIENSAVFKALRGKRGTPVKLTILRKNDKEPKVFTITRDRIPTYSVDAAYMVDGKTGYIKVNRFSETTYDEFKTALTALKAQGMTQLLMDLRNNPGGYMDRATSIADEFIAGNKMLVYTDGKDNRYDRQTFARIAGQFEEGPLIVLLDEGSASASEIVAGALQDHDRALIAGRRSFGKGLVQMPVTLSDGSELRLTISRYYTPSGRSIQKPYVPGQEGDYEKDLEQRSKRGEYYIADSIKNDPKLKFKTDGGRVVYGGGGITPDYFIPRDSTWQTSYLVRLYGKNIIREFAMEYTNDNRKKLEKMPFAEFDRSVVINDEELAKLVKDATAEGIKFNEKEYNRSKNYIRTQIKALVARAIYQKNNKGGQNNEFFRVIGESDDTYQKALKLFDRADKLEHGTFTYNAPEKK; via the coding sequence ATGGAGTCAGAAGAGCGCTTCAATACTAATCCGACGGGGCAAAAAGGCACCCGGTCCGAGATTAAAAATAGTAAGGCAACAGTCCGGCTTCCAATGCTGCTAGGTATAACCCTGGCCGGTGGAATGCTGATCGGAGCGACGTTTTTTGGCGGTACAAAAAGCCTAAACAACATCGGGCGGGGCTATACCAAATACCGCGAAATTTTACAGCTTATCGAGAACAATTACGTCGATACGGTCAATACCGATGAGCTGGTTGATTTTTCGATCACGAAAATGCTCGAAAAGCTCGATCCGCATACGGCCTACATGAATCCTCAGGATGCTGTTGCGGCCCGGTCGCAGCTGGAAGGCGGTTTCGATGGCATCGGGGTTGAGTTCAATATCTATAAGGATACGGTCTATGTCGTAACGCCATTGGCGGGTGGTCCTTCCGAAGCAGCTGGCATTCAGAGTGGTGATAAGATCATCAAAGTAGACGAGACGGCTTTGGCGGGCAAGAAAATCGAAAACAGTGCGGTCTTTAAGGCACTACGCGGAAAACGGGGTACGCCCGTAAAACTGACCATTCTGCGGAAAAACGACAAAGAGCCTAAAGTATTCACCATCACCCGCGATCGGATTCCAACGTATTCGGTCGATGCAGCGTACATGGTCGATGGCAAAACGGGGTATATCAAGGTCAATCGGTTCTCCGAAACGACTTACGACGAGTTCAAAACGGCACTGACTGCGCTTAAGGCGCAGGGAATGACGCAGCTGTTAATGGATTTGCGCAATAATCCGGGTGGTTATATGGACCGGGCAACGAGCATTGCCGATGAGTTTATTGCAGGGAATAAAATGCTGGTCTACACCGACGGTAAAGATAACCGGTATGACCGTCAGACGTTTGCTCGCATTGCCGGACAGTTTGAGGAAGGGCCGCTGATCGTGCTGCTCGACGAAGGCAGCGCATCTGCGTCCGAAATTGTGGCCGGTGCCTTGCAGGACCATGACCGCGCCTTGATCGCTGGTCGTCGTTCCTTCGGGAAGGGTCTGGTGCAAATGCCCGTAACCTTGTCCGACGGCTCTGAACTACGCCTGACCATTTCGCGCTATTACACGCCAAGTGGTCGCAGTATTCAGAAACCATACGTACCGGGTCAGGAAGGTGATTACGAAAAAGACCTCGAACAGCGGTCGAAGCGGGGCGAGTATTACATTGCTGATTCGATCAAAAACGATCCGAAACTGAAATTTAAAACAGACGGTGGTCGCGTTGTCTACGGTGGTGGCGGTATCACACCGGACTATTTCATTCCGCGTGATTCAACCTGGCAGACTAGCTATTTGGTGCGTTTGTATGGTAAGAACATCATCCGCGAATTTGCCATGGAATACACCAATGACAATCGGAAGAAACTGGAAAAGATGCCATTCGCTGAGTTTGACCGGAGTGTGGTGATCAATGACGAGGAACTGGCTAAACTGGTAAAAGACGCGACAGCGGAGGGGATCAAGTTTAACGAGAAAGAATACAATCGCTCGAAGAATTACATCCGTACGCAGATCAAAGCACTGGTTGCCCGCGCGATTTATCAGAAAAACAATAAGGGCGGTCAGAACAACGAATTCTTCCGCGTGATCGGCGAGTCGGACGATACGTATCAGAAAGCGCTGAAACTGTTCGACCGGGCTGATAAACTGGAGCACGGTACGTTTACCTACAACGCGCCGGAAAAGAAATAG
- the ffh gene encoding signal recognition particle protein, translating to MFENLQDKLNKAIKTLKGQGRITEINVAATLKEVRRALTDADVNYKVAKDITDRIREKALDRKVLISVEPGQLFVKIVQEELTELMGGEAQGINIKGDPAVILIAGLQGSGKTTFSGKLASYLKRQGRNVLLVAADIYRPAAIDQLKVLGEQVGVEVYAEPDNKNAVQIAQNGINQARKTGKKIVIVDTAGRLAVDEAMMQEIEAVKRAIAPTETLFVVDSMTGQDAVNTAKTFNERLNFDGVVLTKLDGDARGGAALSIKTVVNKPIKFISTGEKMEALDVFYPDRMASRILGMGDVISLVERAQQAFDEEESKRINAKMRKNQFDFDDFLSQLQQIKKMGNVKDLLGMIPGMGKMIKDLDIDNDSFKPIEAIISSMTPKERQRPDMIDGSRKKRIAAGSGTNITQVNNLLKQFDEMRKMMKKMNTMQASGKLNKMMK from the coding sequence ATGTTTGAGAATCTTCAGGATAAACTTAATAAGGCTATCAAGACCCTGAAAGGGCAGGGCCGCATTACCGAAATCAACGTTGCCGCAACGCTTAAGGAAGTGCGTAGAGCACTTACCGACGCCGATGTAAACTATAAGGTTGCGAAAGACATCACAGACCGCATTCGCGAAAAAGCCCTCGACCGGAAAGTACTGATCTCGGTGGAACCCGGCCAGCTGTTCGTCAAGATCGTACAGGAAGAATTGACCGAGCTCATGGGTGGCGAAGCCCAGGGCATCAACATCAAAGGGGATCCAGCCGTTATTTTAATTGCGGGGTTGCAGGGGTCTGGCAAAACGACGTTTTCCGGCAAGCTGGCGTCGTACCTCAAACGGCAGGGACGGAATGTATTGCTGGTTGCCGCTGACATCTACCGCCCGGCGGCTATCGATCAGTTGAAAGTACTGGGCGAGCAGGTTGGCGTGGAAGTCTACGCGGAACCCGACAATAAAAATGCGGTTCAGATCGCGCAGAACGGTATCAATCAGGCCCGGAAGACGGGAAAGAAAATCGTAATCGTCGATACGGCCGGTCGTCTGGCGGTAGATGAGGCCATGATGCAGGAGATTGAAGCCGTCAAACGCGCCATCGCTCCTACCGAAACGCTGTTCGTTGTCGATTCGATGACGGGTCAGGATGCGGTGAACACGGCCAAAACCTTTAACGAACGACTTAACTTCGATGGTGTTGTCTTAACCAAACTCGACGGTGACGCACGGGGTGGTGCCGCGTTGTCGATCAAAACGGTCGTTAACAAGCCCATCAAGTTCATCAGTACGGGCGAGAAAATGGAAGCTCTTGACGTGTTCTACCCCGACCGGATGGCAAGCCGGATTTTGGGTATGGGCGACGTTATCTCGCTGGTAGAACGGGCGCAACAGGCGTTCGACGAAGAAGAATCGAAACGTATCAACGCCAAGATGCGCAAGAACCAGTTCGACTTCGACGATTTCCTGAGCCAGCTTCAGCAGATCAAGAAAATGGGTAACGTCAAAGATCTGCTCGGTATGATTCCGGGAATGGGCAAAATGATCAAAGATCTGGATATCGACAATGATTCGTTCAAACCCATTGAAGCCATCATCAGCTCCATGACACCCAAGGAACGGCAACGGCCAGACATGATCGACGGGAGCCGCAAAAAACGGATCGCGGCTGGTAGCGGCACCAACATCACGCAAGTGAACAACCTCCTGAAACAGTTCGATGAGATGCGCAAGATGATGAAGAAAATGAACACCATGCAGGCATCGGGCAAGCTGAACAAGATGATGAAGTAG
- a CDS encoding endonuclease/exonuclease/phosphatase family protein has translation MRVLLFLVLGSLLTAQTVVAQKSTPINVATYNLRYNNKGDGINAWPNRKENVKALIQFHEFDIFGTQEALRDQLNDIAEMKDYAFVGAGRDDGKEAGEHSAIFYRKDRFKMLQSGNFWLSETPDKPGKGWDATCCNRICSWAKFTDLQTKKDFYFFSVHFDHQGVEARRESGKLMVTKIKEIAKNAPVILVGDLNSTPDTEQVKTIQTLLNDAHSVTARPPYGPEGTFNAFKFDAPMDQRIDYIFVSKQFSVLKYGVLTDAKEQRYPSDHQPVLVKVVLN, from the coding sequence ATGCGCGTACTCTTATTTCTCGTATTGGGTAGCCTACTAACGGCGCAAACTGTTGTCGCTCAGAAGTCTACTCCCATTAATGTGGCTACGTATAATCTGCGTTATAATAACAAAGGTGATGGGATAAACGCCTGGCCGAACCGCAAAGAAAACGTGAAAGCGTTGATCCAATTCCATGAGTTCGATATTTTCGGAACGCAGGAAGCACTACGCGATCAGTTGAACGACATCGCCGAAATGAAGGATTACGCCTTTGTGGGGGCCGGTCGCGACGATGGTAAGGAAGCGGGTGAACATTCGGCCATTTTCTACCGGAAAGATCGGTTCAAGATGCTCCAATCGGGTAATTTCTGGTTGAGTGAAACGCCTGACAAGCCCGGTAAAGGCTGGGATGCTACCTGCTGCAACCGCATCTGTTCATGGGCGAAGTTCACGGATCTACAAACGAAGAAGGACTTTTACTTTTTCAGCGTTCACTTCGATCATCAGGGCGTTGAAGCACGTCGGGAATCGGGGAAGCTGATGGTCACCAAGATTAAAGAAATCGCCAAAAATGCACCCGTCATTCTGGTTGGTGATCTAAATTCCACGCCCGACACGGAGCAGGTCAAAACGATTCAAACGCTGCTTAACGATGCTCATAGCGTTACGGCTCGACCGCCTTATGGCCCGGAGGGAACGTTCAACGCGTTCAAATTTGATGCACCGATGGACCAGCGTATCGACTACATCTTCGTCAGCAAACAGTTCAGCGTACTGAAATACGGCGTGTTGACGGATGCCAAAGAACAGCGGTATCCCTCTGACCATCAACCCGTCTTGGTAAAAGTGGTGCTTAATTGA
- a CDS encoding amidohydrolase → MKKCTNLLIAFFLIPALLFGQTKKSAKSGDRRPLDRQPLGRIEKLKQEAVAAVEANTVMAQQINDKLFSFAELGFQEEESFKYLTELLEKEGFTVKKGIAGIPTAWIATWGSGKPLIAVGSDIDCIPKASQKPGVAYKDPIVEGAPGHGEGHNSGQALNIVAVLAVKKLMEREKIPGTLMLWPGVAEELVGTKAFYVRDGYFKDVDACIFTHVGNNLGVSWGDNGNNGLVSVRFNFEGQAAHAAGAPWRGRSALDAVELMNIGWNFRREHLELTQRSHYVISDGGDQPNVVPSKAAVWYYFRERTYPKIKKLFETGVKIAEGAALMTDTKFTYEILGSAWPVHTNRVIAAAAYDNIKKVGLPTWSEDDQLLARASQLELQAPKTEGLAVKLDSMGMPTSSAPVVMMGGQAMTPMGGGSDDIADISWSLPTIVLRYPSNIPGLPGHHWANAISMATPIAHKGIVYGAKAEAMTLLDLLMKPELLKEAWSYYKDEQTKDIKYEPLISPKEQPAIYLNKKIMAEFRPKLEKFYYDPSKYKTYLEQLGITYPTVRDDQRAAVKKIVEKEKSTAAKVSSSSARD, encoded by the coding sequence ATGAAAAAGTGCACAAATCTATTAATAGCCTTCTTTTTAATCCCGGCCTTACTCTTTGGGCAGACAAAAAAATCGGCGAAGTCAGGCGACCGCCGACCGTTGGACCGCCAACCGTTGGGCCGTATCGAGAAATTGAAGCAGGAAGCCGTTGCTGCTGTCGAAGCCAATACGGTTATGGCGCAGCAGATCAACGATAAGCTTTTCAGCTTTGCGGAACTGGGCTTTCAGGAAGAGGAGTCGTTTAAGTACTTAACGGAACTGCTCGAAAAAGAAGGGTTCACCGTAAAAAAAGGCATTGCCGGTATTCCAACGGCTTGGATAGCGACCTGGGGTTCGGGTAAGCCGCTCATCGCGGTTGGCTCCGACATCGACTGTATCCCGAAAGCCAGTCAGAAACCCGGTGTAGCCTACAAAGATCCGATCGTTGAAGGGGCACCCGGTCACGGTGAAGGTCATAATTCGGGTCAGGCGCTGAACATCGTTGCGGTTCTGGCCGTCAAGAAACTGATGGAACGCGAGAAAATTCCCGGCACGTTGATGCTCTGGCCGGGTGTTGCCGAAGAGCTTGTTGGCACGAAAGCGTTCTACGTTCGCGATGGCTATTTTAAAGATGTCGATGCCTGTATCTTCACGCACGTCGGCAATAACCTGGGCGTATCGTGGGGCGACAACGGCAATAATGGACTGGTTTCCGTACGATTCAATTTTGAAGGCCAGGCGGCCCACGCGGCCGGTGCTCCCTGGCGCGGTCGCAGCGCACTGGATGCCGTTGAGCTGATGAACATCGGCTGGAACTTCCGGCGCGAACACCTTGAACTAACCCAGCGCTCCCATTATGTCATCTCGGACGGGGGTGACCAACCAAACGTTGTTCCTTCCAAAGCCGCCGTCTGGTATTACTTCCGCGAGCGAACTTATCCAAAAATCAAAAAGCTGTTTGAAACGGGGGTGAAAATTGCGGAAGGGGCCGCGCTGATGACCGACACGAAGTTCACCTACGAAATTCTGGGCTCGGCCTGGCCCGTGCACACCAACCGTGTTATTGCAGCCGCTGCTTACGACAACATCAAAAAGGTGGGTCTACCAACCTGGTCGGAAGACGATCAGTTGCTGGCGCGAGCATCACAACTTGAGTTACAGGCACCAAAGACCGAAGGTTTAGCCGTAAAACTGGATTCAATGGGTATGCCAACGTCGTCGGCTCCGGTCGTGATGATGGGTGGTCAGGCCATGACGCCAATGGGTGGTGGTTCCGACGATATTGCCGATATCTCATGGTCGCTGCCAACGATCGTGCTGCGGTATCCAAGCAACATTCCAGGTCTGCCGGGTCACCACTGGGCCAATGCGATTTCGATGGCGACGCCCATTGCGCACAAAGGGATTGTCTACGGGGCTAAAGCCGAAGCCATGACCCTACTGGACCTGCTCATGAAACCGGAACTGTTGAAAGAAGCGTGGTCTTATTACAAGGATGAGCAAACGAAGGACATCAAGTATGAACCGTTGATTTCGCCCAAAGAGCAGCCCGCGATCTACCTGAACAAGAAAATTATGGCCGAGTTCAGGCCGAAGCTGGAGAAGTTCTACTATGATCCCAGCAAATACAAAACGTATCTGGAACAGTTGGGCATTACTTATCCAACCGTTCGTGACGATCAGCGCGCAGCCGTGAAGAAAATTGTGGAGAAAGAGAAATCGACAGCCGCTAAAGTATCATCTTCATCGGCCCGCGACTAG
- a CDS encoding NADP-dependent isocitrate dehydrogenase: protein MEKIKVANPVVELDGDEMTRIIWKFIKDKLILPYVDVDIKYYDLGIEYRDETNDQVTIDAANAIKEYGVGIKCATITPDEDRVKEFNLKQMWKSPNGTIRNILDGTVFREPIVMSNVPRLVTNWTAPIIIGRHAFGDQYRATDFVVPGPGKLTMKFEGEDGTVMDFDVYQFKAGGVAMGMYNVDESIRGFARACFNVALDKGWPLYLSTKNTILKKYDGRFKDIFQEIYDAEYAGKVHYEHRLIDDMVASALKWEGNFVWACKNYDGDVQSDTVAQGFGSLGLMTSVLVTPDGKTMEAEAAHGTVTRHYREYQKGNKTSTNPIASIYAWTRGLAFRGKLDDNQPLIDFANALEAVCVETVESGKMTKDLALSAYPAGTKLVAGEHYLNTEDFLEALDENLQTKLA, encoded by the coding sequence ATGGAAAAAATTAAAGTGGCGAATCCGGTTGTCGAACTGGATGGCGACGAAATGACCCGTATCATCTGGAAATTCATCAAAGACAAGCTGATCTTGCCTTATGTTGATGTTGATATTAAATACTATGACCTAGGGATCGAATACCGTGACGAGACCAACGATCAAGTAACGATCGACGCGGCCAACGCTATCAAAGAGTATGGTGTTGGTATCAAGTGTGCGACTATTACGCCCGACGAAGACCGCGTTAAAGAGTTCAATCTGAAGCAGATGTGGAAATCGCCGAACGGTACGATCCGTAATATTCTGGATGGTACGGTGTTCCGCGAGCCAATCGTGATGAGCAACGTGCCACGTCTGGTTACGAACTGGACGGCTCCGATCATCATCGGTCGTCACGCATTTGGTGATCAGTACCGCGCTACCGATTTCGTCGTACCCGGTCCCGGTAAACTGACGATGAAGTTCGAAGGTGAAGACGGTACGGTGATGGACTTCGACGTATACCAGTTCAAAGCGGGTGGTGTAGCCATGGGCATGTACAACGTTGATGAGTCGATTCGTGGCTTCGCCCGGGCTTGTTTCAACGTTGCGCTGGACAAAGGCTGGCCGCTGTACCTGTCGACCAAAAACACGATCCTCAAAAAATACGATGGTCGTTTCAAAGATATCTTTCAGGAGATCTACGACGCGGAGTACGCTGGTAAAGTGCATTACGAACACCGCCTGATCGATGACATGGTTGCTTCGGCCTTGAAATGGGAAGGTAATTTTGTGTGGGCCTGCAAAAACTACGATGGCGACGTTCAGTCGGATACGGTAGCGCAGGGCTTTGGTTCATTAGGGCTGATGACATCGGTACTGGTTACGCCCGATGGCAAAACGATGGAAGCCGAAGCGGCTCACGGCACGGTGACGCGTCACTACCGCGAATACCAGAAGGGTAACAAAACGTCGACCAACCCGATTGCGTCGATCTACGCCTGGACACGTGGTCTGGCGTTCCGGGGCAAACTCGACGATAACCAACCACTGATCGACTTCGCTAACGCGCTCGAAGCGGTCTGCGTTGAAACGGTTGAAAGCGGTAAAATGACGAAAGATCTGGCGTTGTCTGCTTATCCTGCCGGTACGAAACTGGTGGCTGGTGAGCATTACCTCAACACCGAAGATTTCCTCGAAGCACTGGACGAGAATCTGCAAACGAAACTGGCGTAA
- a CDS encoding Dabb family protein has product MKHIFAIVALALLSITTYAHTLTGDPPTKPMKTSSVQHIVLFKFKPDATPEKVNEIVAAFEALPSQIKEIKGFKWGTNNSPEKLDKGLTHAFILTFDNEKDRDTYLPHPAHKKFGTIVGPWLADVTVVDFTDQAK; this is encoded by the coding sequence ATGAAACATATTTTCGCTATCGTGGCGCTGGCTCTCCTGTCGATCACGACTTACGCTCACACACTTACCGGCGATCCGCCCACAAAGCCCATGAAGACGAGTTCTGTTCAGCACATTGTGCTCTTTAAGTTCAAGCCCGACGCCACACCGGAAAAAGTAAACGAGATCGTAGCTGCGTTTGAAGCGCTACCATCGCAGATCAAAGAAATCAAAGGGTTCAAATGGGGGACGAACAACAGTCCCGAAAAACTGGACAAAGGGTTGACGCATGCCTTCATCCTGACGTTCGATAACGAAAAAGACCGGGATACTTACCTGCCCCATCCGGCCCACAAAAAGTTCGGAACCATCGTTGGCCCATGGCTGGCTGACGTTACGGTCGTTGATTTTACCGATCAGGCCAAATAA
- a CDS encoding S9 family peptidase, with product MTLTRSLRRLFLLLLSIPALSQSKKPVTLDDIWGSNAGTFSQRTVEGVNWMKTGGFYTTLDGGRIVKFNIVTGAPVDTLFDEQQATVSGTGKPISIDGYQLSTDERKLLITTQEEAIYRRSSKATFYVYDLKTKRLTLLSKGGKQQFATFSPDGKRAAFVRDNNLFTVDIATGNEIKLTTDGKRNAIINGAADWVYEEEFSMARAFEWSPDSRRLAWIRFDERRVPEYDMQLWGGLYPVEYRFKYPKAGEANSVVTVWIADVVSGNKVKAQTGTDADQYLPRIQWTMHANLLSVRRMNRLQNKLDLLHINAATGQATTVLTETPGTTVATGPTYVDLEFTDDLTYLKDGQSFIWSSERNGYKHLYLYAMSGKLIRPITSGSFEVATVLGVDETNGTLFYTSTEAIPRRAYGSASSPLERHLYRIGIDGQRKQRLTTAAGTYTANFSPDFAYYLLYHSSASAPLTVSLRDTRTSGDLRILESNEALKTRLATYSTSPKQFFQTKAADGTPLNGWMIRPTAFDSTGATKKYPVLLFVYGGPGSQTVKNDWDARDFFWYQTLAQKGYIIVSVDGRGTGGQGTAFRTVTYGQLGKLETDDQIATARYLKTLSFVDPNRVGIWGWSYGGYMTALCMTLGADVFKMGISVAPVTNWRFYDTIYTERYLKRPQDNAAGYDDNSPVTHAAKLRGPFLLIHGTGDDNVHFQNSVELEDALIAAGKQFQSFYYPNRNHGIYGGNTRLHLYTMMTEFLEKNL from the coding sequence ATGACTCTCACCCGCTCTTTACGTCGGCTATTCCTGCTTCTCCTTTCTATTCCGGCCCTAAGCCAGTCAAAAAAACCAGTTACGCTCGATGACATCTGGGGGAGCAATGCCGGAACGTTCAGTCAGCGAACGGTTGAGGGTGTTAACTGGATGAAGACCGGAGGTTTTTACACAACCCTGGATGGTGGCCGGATTGTGAAGTTCAACATCGTTACCGGCGCACCGGTTGACACGTTGTTCGACGAGCAGCAGGCAACCGTTTCCGGTACGGGGAAGCCGATTAGCATCGATGGGTATCAGCTTTCAACCGATGAGCGAAAACTACTGATCACAACGCAGGAAGAAGCCATTTATCGCCGGTCAAGCAAAGCGACCTTTTACGTATACGACCTAAAGACGAAGCGGTTAACATTACTCAGCAAGGGAGGAAAACAACAATTCGCCACGTTCTCGCCCGACGGAAAGCGGGCTGCGTTCGTTCGGGACAACAACCTGTTCACGGTTGATATAGCAACGGGTAATGAAATAAAACTGACCACCGACGGAAAACGAAACGCCATCATCAACGGTGCCGCCGACTGGGTTTACGAAGAAGAATTCAGTATGGCCCGCGCCTTCGAATGGTCGCCCGACAGTCGTCGTCTGGCCTGGATTCGGTTTGATGAACGTCGCGTTCCAGAATATGATATGCAGCTATGGGGCGGCTTATATCCAGTAGAATACAGATTCAAATACCCAAAAGCGGGTGAAGCGAATTCAGTCGTAACCGTCTGGATCGCCGACGTTGTCAGTGGCAACAAAGTAAAAGCCCAAACGGGTACAGATGCGGACCAGTATCTACCCCGGATTCAATGGACGATGCATGCAAATCTGCTCTCCGTCCGTCGGATGAATCGGCTGCAGAATAAGCTCGATCTGCTCCACATCAACGCAGCCACGGGTCAGGCAACGACTGTGCTGACGGAAACGCCCGGAACGACTGTGGCTACCGGACCTACCTACGTAGACCTGGAATTTACGGATGATCTGACCTATCTGAAGGACGGACAATCATTTATCTGGAGCAGCGAGCGTAATGGGTATAAGCACCTGTATCTGTACGCCATGAGCGGCAAACTGATCCGGCCAATTACCAGCGGTTCGTTTGAGGTAGCAACTGTGTTAGGCGTTGACGAGACGAACGGCACTCTTTTTTATACCTCCACCGAAGCTATTCCCAGACGGGCCTACGGATCGGCCAGTTCCCCGCTGGAACGTCATCTGTACCGAATCGGTATCGACGGTCAGCGTAAACAGCGGCTCACCACGGCAGCGGGCACTTACACCGCCAATTTCAGCCCCGACTTCGCCTATTACCTGCTTTATCATTCGTCGGCGTCAGCCCCATTAACGGTTAGCCTTCGTGATACCAGAACCAGCGGTGACCTGCGCATTCTGGAGTCGAACGAAGCGCTGAAAACACGACTGGCTACCTATTCCACTTCACCGAAGCAATTTTTCCAGACGAAAGCCGCCGATGGCACCCCACTGAACGGCTGGATGATTCGGCCCACAGCGTTCGACAGCACGGGCGCAACGAAGAAATACCCGGTCCTGCTATTTGTCTATGGCGGACCCGGATCGCAGACGGTTAAGAACGACTGGGATGCCCGTGATTTCTTCTGGTATCAGACGCTGGCGCAGAAGGGCTACATTATTGTGTCGGTAGACGGACGCGGCACGGGCGGACAGGGAACCGCCTTCCGGACAGTCACGTACGGGCAGCTTGGCAAACTTGAAACCGACGATCAGATTGCAACCGCCCGATACCTGAAAACGCTATCTTTCGTTGACCCGAATCGTGTTGGTATCTGGGGGTGGAGCTATGGCGGCTACATGACCGCACTCTGCATGACGCTCGGGGCTGACGTGTTCAAGATGGGAATTTCGGTGGCTCCCGTCACCAACTGGCGTTTCTACGATACCATTTATACGGAACGCTACCTCAAACGGCCACAGGACAACGCAGCGGGTTACGACGACAATTCACCCGTGACGCACGCGGCCAAATTACGTGGCCCTTTTCTGCTCATTCACGGTACGGGCGACGACAATGTCCATTTCCAGAACTCAGTCGAACTGGAAGATGCGTTGATTGCTGCGGGCAAGCAGTTTCAATCGTTCTACTACCCAAACCGTAACCACGGCATCTACGGAGGTAACACCCGACTGCATCTGTACACGATGATGACCGAGTTTCTGGAAAAGAATTTGTAG
- a CDS encoding YcxB family protein, translating into MIVKTKKYALDQKTYINLALRQWVKDNWKWGFVPLGLILLNVVLSLTGVYPNYWIYIVIVLLTILYVLFWAVQITGIAQMEQSKALFQKYIYEIDSRQILMRINVKEGGILKWDQISNVVKDKDAYILFLDNGEALKNVKANWFAKTVTKGLSKAQFIYLPYSIFNSDHDLKFTDAVMRRKGLLPETAVAEPVK; encoded by the coding sequence ATGATTGTTAAGACCAAAAAATACGCGTTAGACCAGAAAACGTACATTAATCTCGCCTTGCGGCAGTGGGTAAAAGATAACTGGAAATGGGGTTTTGTACCGTTGGGGCTTATTTTATTGAACGTTGTGCTAAGTCTGACAGGCGTTTACCCGAATTACTGGATTTATATCGTAATTGTGCTGCTCACCATTCTATATGTGCTCTTCTGGGCAGTTCAGATCACGGGTATCGCTCAGATGGAGCAAAGCAAGGCCCTTTTTCAGAAATACATCTACGAAATTGATAGCCGTCAGATTCTGATGCGCATCAATGTCAAGGAAGGAGGTATTCTGAAATGGGATCAGATCAGCAATGTAGTGAAGGACAAGGACGCCTATATCCTGTTTCTTGACAACGGTGAAGCGCTCAAGAACGTAAAGGCCAACTGGTTTGCCAAGACCGTAACGAAAGGGCTGTCTAAAGCCCAGTTCATCTATCTGCCCTACAGCATTTTCAACAGCGATCACGACCTGAAATTCACCGATGCCGTCATGCGTCGGAAAGGTCTGCTGCCCGAAACCGCCGTAGCGGAGCCTGTCAAGTAA
- a CDS encoding phosphoribosyltransferase family protein gives MKTAQPTLILNAEQIRQKIRRIAFQIYENNFEETDLFLAGVAGEGYMLAQALAQALKLIAPFSVELIQIDLDKTQLSQPVVQTDRPTSAFTDKVVIVIDDVLYTGRTLAFSLQPFLSVPVRKLQVAVLIDRNYPRYPVAADYKGYELSTTLTEHVDVVLSNSSDMGVYLR, from the coding sequence ATGAAAACCGCTCAACCGACGCTTATTCTGAATGCTGAACAAATCCGCCAGAAAATTCGACGGATTGCTTTTCAGATTTATGAAAACAATTTTGAGGAAACCGACCTGTTTCTGGCCGGGGTCGCTGGTGAAGGGTATATGCTGGCGCAGGCGTTGGCGCAGGCGTTGAAACTCATTGCGCCTTTTTCCGTGGAGTTGATCCAGATCGACCTCGACAAAACGCAACTGTCGCAGCCGGTAGTTCAAACGGACCGTCCGACGAGTGCGTTTACGGATAAGGTTGTCATCGTAATCGACGATGTCCTGTACACGGGCCGGACGCTGGCGTTCAGCCTACAGCCGTTTCTGAGCGTTCCGGTGCGCAAGTTGCAGGTAGCTGTGCTTATCGACCGCAATTACCCACGCTATCCGGTTGCCGCCGATTACAAAGGCTACGAATTAAGCACAACCTTAACCGAACACGTCGATGTTGTGCTCAGTAATTCGAGTGATATGGGTGTCTATTTGCGCTAG